The genomic segment GCTTTGGAAGCGGGGATAGTCATTTTCTCACCCGTCTTAGGATTACGCCCTTCCCTGGCCTTACGGTCCCTGGCTTCAAAGCTGCCGAAGCCAACGAGAGTAACTTTGTCACCGGAGCTAACAGCATCCATGATTGTCTCTATTGCAGCCGAAAGAGTTGTATCAGCCTGCTTCTTGGTGACACCAGTACTCTCAGCAATTGCGTCAACTAATTCGCCCTTATTCATATAAATCTATTGAAACGCTGTTGAGCATTGTAACTCAGGGTTTTAGGAGGAAATGATGAATCGTTTGAATCTTATTCCGAATTGGGAATGCTAGAAAAGTCATGCGAACTCTGTGAGCGTAGTTTACGGAGTGTATGGCTCCCTAGTCGTTTTCTAATTCTTTTTGAATTGGAGAACGACGCACCAAGATTCATCTGTGATTAATATAGAAGAAGATAACCATTTTTCTGGTTGTCTCGCTTACTCTTGCAACTCCCAGCCCAATGTTCGGCTGGGCTTTTCATGGCTATCTGAAAACTCCCTAGTACAAGGCAAGGGCGTTTGTTGCATCAGCACTTCAATGGACTAAGCAACCTTGGTCAAATGAATGTGCTTGCGACCTACAGAGATTTCAAATTCGTCTCCTGGGTTGAGATCCATCTCTTTGGTGTAGGCTTTACCCACTAGTAAGTTGCCATTGGATTGCACACTAATCTTATAAGCTGCTTGTCGTCCTGCCATTCCCTTGCCGTTAGGGGATTGACTATCTAAATCAATACCTTCTGCGTCTAAAAGGGCATTGAGGAATGCGATAGTTTTAATTCGTTCAGAGCCATCTTTATCGGTAGCAACATATCCGCAAGCCTTAGCTTTTTCCTCACGAGTGAAATCACTCAGTTGTTTGACTTTAGCTACTAAATCTTTTCCTGTTAAGGGTTTAGTCTGTTTCTTTTTTCTAGGCATGAGCTAAAAAATCTCTCTAGCAGTATCAAGTATCACTATTAACTACTAGATAATTACATATTTTTTGTGGTTAGCGGAAAACCGACCATATTCGTGAATGCAAAGTAGGTTGTCGAGTTTTTATATCAGAAGGAGCTATCGAAATAAGATAAGCGAAACTGTTAGTAATTTAGCTCTAAACCTTCGATAATTCCTTGATTTTGACTGTAGACCGTGAGGTTGGCTTTTGGGAAGGGTCATGCCGATAAAAGTCTAAATCAAGGGCCGAGCCAATGGCCTGCCCGTTTGCAGATATCTCATACCACTTGTTAGTAAAAATATGCTGAACAAAGGTTGCATGAGACATCCCACACCGAGATATCCCTTCTGGCTTGTCTTTCAGAGGAATAGCTTTGATCGGACCTTGAGTGCTGGGCATCTTGGATAGCTCCCCAGTTCTACATCTGGGTATATGCTAACAATCCTGTTTAAGAATATCTCAGAGAAGTTCTACCTGGGTTTGGCTATGGCTGACTTGTCATCTGCCCCCAAATACTGATGCCATAATTGAGCCAAACGTTTGGCTTCATCTAGTTTTTCTGGTCGAATTGAAAGCATTCGCCTTGGTCTACCTCTGCCAGGTGTCTTGTTCCAATAGGACTGAATCATTCCTTCATCCACCAGAAATTTGAGAGCAGCGTATAGGACGGTATCTGACATGTGATAAGGCGGATGTTCAGTATTGAGGTGATGCATTAAGGCTGAACCGTAGGAGTCGCCATTGTCAGCCAGAATGGACAGAATGTAGCAGACCGCTACTTCCTTCCTCAGATAAATAGAGGGAGGACTTTGAAAATAATGATAGATATCCTGAAAATTCATTTTAATCCCCCTTGAGTGTAAAGACTTAAAAGATTCAGTAATGTAAGCCCTAAATGATCTGGAATATCAGTAGACCAAAATTTCAAGCTCAGGGTATCCATCTGTGAAACGGGTGACACCCGGCTCTCCCTTAGATAGCATTCGAGAGTATAGATACAGTTACTCTCCCCAATAAGTGAGTTTCTCCCATTGCTGAGTCCCCATGTTGTCAACTAACTGTTGTGCATCCCCCGTGAAGTCTGGATGGGGCATACCAAGTTCATACATCGAATTTTTGGTAGTCACATAAACCCGACCATCCTTGGCGAGATAATCTTGAATGGGTGAAGTCTTTAACTTTTTTCCTGTTGGGTGTTTGGGGTGATTGTGGATTTGCCCGTGAATTACAATCTTTTTCCCGGTATCAACACAAATCCAAGACTCAATAGTGGCTGTGCAAAGTGAATGTGACTGAGGTGTCGCCAATATAGACTGGGAGTTTTGCAAATAGTAATCAACAATGTCATCAGCTTTCATGAAAAAGCCTCCCTCGTATAATTCCTAGATGAAAAGCATTAGCAATAAAGCTAGGATTAAAATAATATCAAGGTCACACAGTTGCGTCCAATTTAATCTATGCCTATAAAACAAGAATCAGTATAAACACTGAAGCCTTTGTGAAGACTGCATTCTGAGTTTAGCTGAAGGCAGATTTAGATGTTAGCTTCTAGTAAAACAGCAATTTCTTATTGATATAATATCTTATAAGCAGAATTTCAACGACTCTGTTCGATTTTGTTCTCCATGAGAACTTTTAAATTCTTTCATCCCATTATCACCATATGACCGAAATCCCAGGATTACCTTGGGAATTATTCAGTTTCTTAAAGGATGCTTTCCAACTCAACTTGAATCGCTCCAATCCTTTTGGGCTGATATCGATCTCGCCATCTGTCAATATCAACTCACCGTTAGCAAAGGTAGAGCCTGCTGCACTGAGGATGCCAATGAACTCATCACGATCTGCAATAACAGGAACATATCGCCTTAAATTGCCATAAGAATAAATCTGAGAAATTTGATGCATCATGCCAGGATAGTGATCAAATAACACTCGAATGTAGAGAGAGAGTAAGGGCATAGGATCATCGCTCTCAAAGATGGCATTGCAGATACAAGCAGACGTGGTCAACATCCAGGTGGCAATCTTTTTGGGATCGGCTTCCCGTTCTCGTGCCATCTCCAACAGAAGATCCATCATATTGTTCCTAAAGGGAACATTCAGACGAGTTTCTAAGTTTTTCCAGACGGCTAAAGTATTAGGATCCATTTTAGGTCGAGCTTTTCACTTGCTATATCCTTGGATACCCAAATTAGTGCAAAAACCGTCTAGCGATTCAATCAATAAGGCAACCTGGACAGCAGTTCCTCCACAGTCCCCTGCATTGTTTTTTAACACCCACTGTTCAATGTGCGACATTGAAAGATATGAATCGAAACCCTGGCGTCATCAATACTGGTTAGGCAACATGAAAGATCCTCCTGAAATCAAAGCTCTCTTATTAGATGCGGACTGGGTCATTCAAAGCATTCCTCCAGACTGGTTATCATGTATCGAACGACTGATAGATCCAGATGCTGATAAACAATCTTTTCTCGTGGAAGTATTTGAGGCTGAAAGCCAATGTATAACTGGTCAAGCTGACTTTGAGATAGAGCTTTCAAAAGTGCTAAACCATTGGGGGTCTAAGGTCCATGTCGATGATGCTGCGAGGATCTGGCACAAGATTCTTCCAGATCCCGATATTCTGAGATATGTCAGGCAGCTTCGATCTGCGGGAGAACTAGTATGCTTAGCGACGAACCAGCATCACTACCGATATCGATTTATGACAAACGAACTCGGGTACGGGCAAATGTTTGACACCTTATTTGCTTCATGCGAGATGGGCATAGCCAAGCCGTCAGAATCCTACTTCATTCAGATCTGTCAGCAGCTTGATTTGTCTGCCAGCAACCTATTATTCATTGACGATATTACTAGAAATGTAGAGAGTGCAAAGTCTTGTGGGTTGTTTGCAGAGCGCTTCCACCTTGTAGAAAATCGAGGTGCATTCGAGGAGATCTTGGCAAAGTATAATTTCAATGTTGAATAATCAATCATTCTGTTAACTATCACGTAGCTAGCATCTGGGTCGGTTGCATTCTTGTCCTAGGTATTGCGGCTGCGATGGCCGAAGGCCGGTCGTAGACCATCGCAAGTTTGATACGAACAATACCGCCACTCTTCACACTTCCCCCATCCGAATCACCGCCGGGGGAGCTGCGGGCCTTGTGAAGTGCCAGAGGCAAACTCCAGAGGAATCTAGGAGAATACCTATTGTTGGACCGAGAATTGTTGTTGTTAGGGATAATTATCTTGGAATAGCTCCTTTTTCGGTTTAGGTAGCACTTTTAAGATTGCTTCTCATTCCAGGTAACAAAGCAATCTCGTCCTTGATCTTTGGCTTGGTATAGTGCTTTATCAGAATCTTTAATCAGCATTTGAGGGGAGTTGTTTGCATTGGGAATCATGCTTGCAATTCCCATGCTAAGAGTAATGTGTGCTTTAGCTATAGAGGTGCTGTGGGGGATCTGAAGTTGGTGGATAGTGTTTCTAATGGAAGTGGCTACTTGGGTAGCCTCAACACTATTTACGTTGGGTAACATGATTACAAATTCCTCCCCACCATAGCGAGCTGCTATCTCTCCAGAACGCCTGACGCTGCCTTGTAAAACTTGGGCCACATGGCGCAAGCATTCATCTCCAACCTGATGACCGTAAGTATCGTTGTAGTTTTTGAAACAATCAACATCACAAAGAATGAGTGATAAGGGGTGTTGTTGGCGTTTAGCTCTCTGCCACTCTTGCGCTAAGCATTGATCAAACTGGCGTCGGTTGATCAACTGGGTTAAGCCATCAATAGTGGCTAAGCGTTTGAGGTCAGCAGTTCTTTCTCTAACCTTCTGTTCTAACTCTTGCGTTGTATTGCGAAATCGTCCAATGACTAAAACTAACCCTGAAATAGTTAGGCAACAGATAGTCGTTAGTACGATATAAATTGCCTTTAACCCATCTTGGGCAATCAGCATATTTTGCTCGAGAGGCTGAGTAATTTCTACAATCCCCCTCACCTGTCCGACTTTCCAGTCTTTTTTAGGGCTGTTAGCTAATGTGTTGTGACAGGCTACACAGCTTGCCTCCATTACAACAGCCTCGGTGTAACGAAAGGAGAGATGATTCCCCGTTTTCTCTTTGCGATAGAAGGATGCTGTTGGATGCTTTGTCAGGTATGCAAGGGCGGCACGTTCAAATTGATCTTTAGGTCCACCCGTAGTTTGCCGATTGGGGAATGGAAAATCGCTATAGATTCGGAATAACAAGCCTTTGGATGGATCACTCAGATGATCTCCTATCTCGATTGTGTAAGTGACCGGATTAGGAATACCGCCACTGATGGCATGATATTCAGGCGTGACGGTCACACCGCTGATTGACTTTACCCGATCGACAACATTATTGCTATAGAGTTGTCTAGCCTTGTTTAGAGTTTTAATAACTACACTTGAATAGTGTACGGCTTGGGAATCCACCAAATTTATAGAGAGGTAGTATGTTCCAAGCAACGCTATACTTAGCCCCAGACAAAACAAGGTAACAAGGATAATAATCACATGTCGATAGAGTAGCTGATATAGCCATTTAAGAAATTTTGATGCTTCCGATTGCAACAGTTTCATAAAATAACTACAACTAGATTTGTGCCATCTTATGATTTTTCCCGCAAAGAATATCTAAAGAAACACTTTGTCAGCATTAAATAGTTGTATCTAGAAATAATCAAAAAATGCTTCTATAAATTCGTTTAGTGAACTAAATTCTATAAGCCTCATGCTTTGTGATGCAATGATTTAGAAAGGATATAAAGGGAGCGACTAAACTAGTCGCTCCCTTTATATCCTGAGATTGATATCTAGGCATGAATCCAATGGGAGATATGTCTGTTAATTCTGTAGTTTTTCAATCAACTCTCTTTCTCTACTTAGTCTGGCTGACTTAGAGCTTTCAGTTGTGTATCTAGACTTGCTAAATAGCTATTATCATTGAGGGTATCCGCAGACAAACGGTTGGTTTGAACAGCAGCTTGGGCAACTTCTGTAGCAGAGATGTGCCCGCTTCGATAATCTTGAATCAGTTGACTAGCTGAAGGTACTCCTTCAT from the Acaryochloris marina S15 genome contains:
- a CDS encoding HU family DNA-binding protein: MNKGELVDAIAESTGVTKKQADTTLSAAIETIMDAVSSGDKVTLVGFGSFEARDRKAREGRNPKTGEKMTIPASKAPAFSAGKLFKEKVKP
- a CDS encoding AbrB family transcriptional regulator, which gives rise to MPRKKKQTKPLTGKDLVAKVKQLSDFTREEKAKACGYVATDKDGSERIKTIAFLNALLDAEGIDLDSQSPNGKGMAGRQAAYKISVQSNGNLLVGKAYTKEMDLNPGDEFEISVGRKHIHLTKVA
- a CDS encoding PadR family transcriptional regulator, with amino-acid sequence MNFQDIYHYFQSPPSIYLRKEVAVCYILSILADNGDSYGSALMHHLNTEHPPYHMSDTVLYAALKFLVDEGMIQSYWNKTPGRGRPRRMLSIRPEKLDEAKRLAQLWHQYLGADDKSAIAKPR
- a CDS encoding HAD family hydrolase, translating into MKDPPEIKALLLDADWVIQSIPPDWLSCIERLIDPDADKQSFLVEVFEAESQCITGQADFEIELSKVLNHWGSKVHVDDAARIWHKILPDPDILRYVRQLRSAGELVCLATNQHHYRYRFMTNELGYGQMFDTLFASCEMGIAKPSESYFIQICQQLDLSASNLLFIDDITRNVESAKSCGLFAERFHLVENRGAFEEILAKYNFNVE
- a CDS encoding diguanylate cyclase domain-containing protein, with the protein product MDSQAVHYSSVVIKTLNKARQLYSNNVVDRVKSISGVTVTPEYHAISGGIPNPVTYTIEIGDHLSDPSKGLLFRIYSDFPFPNRQTTGGPKDQFERAALAYLTKHPTASFYRKEKTGNHLSFRYTEAVVMEASCVACHNTLANSPKKDWKVGQVRGIVEITQPLEQNMLIAQDGLKAIYIVLTTICCLTISGLVLVIGRFRNTTQELEQKVRERTADLKRLATIDGLTQLINRRQFDQCLAQEWQRAKRQQHPLSLILCDVDCFKNYNDTYGHQVGDECLRHVAQVLQGSVRRSGEIAARYGGEEFVIMLPNVNSVEATQVATSIRNTIHQLQIPHSTSIAKAHITLSMGIASMIPNANNSPQMLIKDSDKALYQAKDQGRDCFVTWNEKQS